A segment of the Trifolium pratense cultivar HEN17-A07 linkage group LG7, ARS_RC_1.1, whole genome shotgun sequence genome:
tacATGTAAATAAACATtggtaataatttaaaaaattaaagtgatTGCATGTATGTAGCCATTCCTGTTACTTGTCGGACACTGGAGCACGTTTTCAATTTGAAGTATCGGTGctagataatatttttttgttggtatttaaccctctggttcccaaGAGAATGGGGCATCGGTAATCCAGAATTAGGCagtgaggtaagtaaagtttggCTAAGAATTGTTTCCACCAGGAATCAAACTCGAGTTCTTCCGAACAATTCGTCCTaggggagctcattaaccacttgagcacAATGTCTTGGTTTCGGTTCTAGATAATTTGTACTTGTCGGATACTCGAACACGCTTTCAATTCATGTATCTTACTTTTCATATAGTCataattttaatgatttttacGGTGAGGGActatttgaattgatttttccCAACTCTTTGGAATATTGCCTCCATTATTTCACTTTGCTTTCTTGTCACATTAGCATCAAATTCCATAACATGTTTAAATTTATCCCATGTCTAATAAAATGTATCAAACAAGAGAACTATTAGCATTCTACTATGTTGCTCGATGCTAATTATCTGTTGCATTTGGAATCCAAAAAGTTTTATGATTCTTCATTCTCAGTTTCTTCACCTATCAAATTATTAATGAAAAACACATTACAGGTCAGGCTCTGCAACCGGTGGTACTGTTGCCAAGGATGCCGTTGGCAATGATGTAGTTGCAGCAGAATGGCTCAAGACTCATGGACCAGGCGACCGCACTCTTACCCAAGGATTAAAGGTAAGTGTAGAATTGTTAAGTcgttagagcatctccaatgagAGTTCTTATCAGGGTCTTTGATATTCAAATAACAGAACTTTTTTAAATAACAGGGTGATCCTACCTACCTTGTGGTAGAGAGCGACAGAACACTTGCAACATTTGCGATTAATGCCGTATGCACTCACCTCGGGTGTGTCGTGCCGTTTAACACTGCTGAAAAAAAGTTCATCTGCCCATGCCATGGATCTCAGTACAATGACCAAGGAAGAGTTGTAAGAGGACCCGCTCCCTTGGTAAGCAGTCAGGCTTCTTATGATTTGTTTCTTAGGGATTGTTTGGATTTACTTATTTAAACTTATCTCATTGACATAAACACTTGATAGACTGTTTGagagagtttatgaaaacaacagCTTATGATATgtgtataaactattttcagCTTAATTCCATAAACTCTCCAGGATAGCTtgtaaaaacaacttatagcttatatgaatacaatttgactttattttatcttttattaaaaatagctACTACATAAGCTCTTGTATGACAAGCATTAggctataagcacttaattaagttgttaatCCAAACAGGGCAGTAGTGTTCAATTCAGTCGTCAATTGTCTTTGCTTCATGCACTTTTACTAATGAATATTCTTGTTCTTTTTGTTGGACAGTCTCTTGCATTGGCACATTGTGATGTTGGTTTAGATGATGGGAAGGTTTTGTTTGTTCCTTGGACTGAAACAGATTTCAGAACAGGTGATGCTCCATGGTGGTCTTAGACTTCTTAAACTTGTCCCTATATTGTAATATATTCAAATCTGAAATTCACACATTTCTGTTTTTGTATTAATTCATAAACACATTTTGTAATCAAATTGATATTGTGTGTATTGAAGCTGGTATAAGGTGAAAACAAACCTAGATGTTGTTTTTTCGCGGTTTTGTCCATAACTTACTTTTTGTGTTAATCGTCCTACTCCTACATTTgatgatatatcatatatgacTTGAACAAATGTTTATAAGTGAAAGACAATCTTCAACGTGGTAATTAACGAAAAAATTCCAATTGCTTGAAAGACGGATTGATGAAAAGACTTGTCTAATTGTTATGGATTATGTTATTCAATGTCATTAGTCATTTAGCTACTGGAATGGTACTACCAGCAATGTGTTTTTATTAGGTTTATAGTTAAAATGATAATTCTATAAAGATGGTTGTTGCCTGAATCTAGGATTAGGTATTTCATGACCAACCCCATAGAACTCCAACTCAACTTGCACATCTTAGTCATAATTACTATCCTTTTTTATCCAAATGCAAGTTCCAATCCCATATAAGAACTCCTATGTTTAATGCTTTAATGATCAGTATTGATTGAAAGTAAAATTATTTACATGCCAATGATGCCATcacatataataatttataaattaaatctttataaaatgaaacctaaaatgaaaaataacatcaatcttaacaaatttagttttttcaaaaaatatgttTTGCCACATCACCTAAAccattaaatgaataaaaataaaagagtgaAGACACATTTTGATCATCACAATTTTTTGATCAATtcaatcatcaacaaaaaaaaaatcaaattagtcCCTAATATTTTTATGCTGAAGATAAATTAGTCTCTTTAATATaacgaataaaaaaaaattatcctgaAAATGAACATATTAATTAAGGACTatttagggtgcgtttgatctgttaaaaataagggactggataGAACAACTtcagttgtactgtgtttgattttaaaactgttcctgatactggacaaactggggtcaagggacaggacaaaagctgaaattcttgtcccccacagaaccacgagacaactttttgtcctcagcacaagttgtttaaaatagcaaaataaccttttgtccaccaaacatcgtacaacacaaagtttgttcaataccttaaacctTTGTCCTGTGCTGTTCTATCTTGtactgtcttgtactgttctgtccagtatttatattttgcagatcaaacagacccttaaggttttattttttgtcagaAATCGAATGTAGATTAAAGATAATAAAAATTAGAGTGATGTTGAATAACTGGTATACTtaattaaggaaataaaaaaaaaattgcaatgaattttttttttatattttaaaaatgttaaccatacaaactcaaaaataacattattgtattatatttgattttcttaaataGTGTCCGATGAACACTtattaatattttcttaaattttaaaatgtcatcCTAACTGGTACTCCAAgatattagttaaaaaaatcaaaataaataaattttacactgaaataaatattttttatatttttaaaatgtagaATACATTTTGTcagaaaaaaatgtataaagAGATAAACTAGCCGACGTAAAGGTTGGAGTAACTACTGTGGGCGTGACCATGACGGCAGAGTCAGAGTGAATATTCCCAGCAgcaaagtgtgaaaacaaatctctattgcaaaaaaaaagtgtgaaaacaaaccATGAAACGTTGAATTCAGATTCATGAAGTTTAATATGAAATACTGGTATATATACTACAAGTctacaactattttttttgttaactctCTAATTTTTAGGTGAAGGAGCAAAAATTTgaccttaaaataaataaaatcttacATCTTATAAAATCCTATTTTAATTCttccaaataattcatcttaaaaataacttatagaaaatgttaaatagtatTCCGGAGCATTGGTTAAGCATATTAAACTGTATTGAAACTTATACATTCAATATTTTGAAAGTATAAAAAGTTAtcttataaatattaattttatcttaagtttacttttttatgtttaggtatcgtttgacctgactttttttcctcttatttagaggttatgcaaataacttatgcaatttttatatattatcataagtttgtcaagctagtttatgataaaatagcttataaaattacaattttcactagtgtgaacttataaaataacataaaatttaatttatattgcataaactcaaaaaaagctaggccaaagGAACCCTTAACAAGGACCCGAAAACATTTTTTAGAATACCcataatttttaacaatttgAACTCATTATACAACTCAATTTTAGGACTACTAGTACCGCGTGCAGAGATATTGAAAAAATCTTTTGGACACACTTACGtgagtaaaaaaa
Coding sequences within it:
- the LOC123894639 gene encoding cytochrome b6-f complex iron-sulfur subunit, chloroplastic; the encoded protein is MASTTLSPATPSQLCSGKSGMFCPSMALVMKQTRTQMIGKSNKGMKITCQATSIPADRVPDMSKRKTLNLLLLGALSLPTAGMLVPYGSFLVPPGSGSATGGTVAKDAVGNDVVAAEWLKTHGPGDRTLTQGLKGDPTYLVVESDRTLATFAINAVCTHLGCVVPFNTAEKKFICPCHGSQYNDQGRVVRGPAPLSLALAHCDVGLDDGKVLFVPWTETDFRTGDAPWWS